The nucleotide window gtaGACTATATGTAAAAATTTGGAACCAAGGATCTCATCGTAATATAtcattcttaggaaaaaaaagggttatCATACTTACATTTCTGGGACACAGTTTACACTGGAAAATCTCTTTTATATAGGCAATAAGAAGACAATGAAGTTTCCTGGTTAATCCATCAAAATTTCTGCAGGCTAAGATAACAACTTCCTGAGGATGAGTTTCCAACCACCTTAACACTTCCCACAGAATATCCTACAAGAGAGAGTCACGGCAACTTAGAAAATCATCTGTGCTATGCAGGGGAAAGGACATAAAACCAACAGAGCATTGATGGTGGGGTAGACTTGCaatcacaaaaatgaaaatcaacGTAGGTTTCTGGAGGATGGCTATCTGACCGCCCACAAGGTGGTCCAGAGAGATGGATCGCAGGAAAACCTTCTTTCTGCAGGTCTGTGCTGGTTTGCTCTGAATGTGGTTCTAGCACACCATACTTAACAGCTTCGGTTTTTGATAATATCCATGAATCTCCTACTGCTCAGGGGCGGGTTAGCCATAAACCCATCTCCCCAAGCTACTTTAAGGACAAACATCTTATTAGTGGCAAACTCAAAACCAGGGAAAAGTTCTGTGCTTGCTTAAACATAACAGGACCCATTTTCCCCATTTGTATTGGCAATGACAACTTCTTGAAGACCACATATAATTAGCGGGGTAGTCAAGCGTTACATCTAACAGAGTCTCTCTGTCTTTCAGTGAaatactttttcctcaaaaaaaagtgtttctgtaatGTTATTAGGCTTTTAATACCTTCTTCTCTTTAACACCTTCTCTCATTACTGGGAAAACAGGATTGCCCTGGGTAGCATCCTGGGACAACACAAGATAAACCCCAGAAACATCAGGCACTTCGTAGGGGCTAGGCAGTGGAGAGCAAGGCACAGCAACTCCAGTTTGAAGATGAGGAACTTCTTGATGCTCCAGTCTCACTTGCAGCTGCTGAAACTAACTTCCAGCCCTTCTGATTTTGTCTAGTTTGAAGTTTtcacaggaggaaaacaaatAACCTACTCAGAAAACCTTGAGCCAGCGTTTTCAGATTATGATAGctcttaaataaaagaaacagcaCTGTTTCTATAGCCATCCCAAAGGTAAGGACAATACCTGTACAGTAACAGTTGTGTAAACCATATGCACAAAGTACAAATTCATAGATGGATCGTTAGCCTTGTGGGCAATCCTGAAATCCAGATATCTAACTCCGGCCTCAAGTTGCTCCGTAACAGTCAGTTCCTGAAAGgtgaaacagaagacaaaggtCCCAAGACCTTGTAAGAGAGTTGTTTCTTTAGtttagaaagatgaaaaaggTGTACAAAGTTAGCCCTATGACATTTTTCACAGGTCTTTCATCTTGAAAATGGCACTATATGGCACTAAGTTGCAACTTTGAAGTATTTTACTCTCTGACAAGATGGATCCCAATTTCCCTGTGACATATAGTACAGATACAGATTAGATTAGTTTCAGACCTCTGCCCTTGTTATGTTCTGAAAGTTAAAGATCTATTAACCTGTGCATAAATACACAATCACTCTTCACAAAATTATGTGTATGAACAAAAATTGCAGGATCAGCACCTTagaaatgctgtatttattttattagatcAAAGACTTCACCATGGTTGTCTCTGAGGAACTCACTCATactcaacagaagaaaaaacaaaaatagaaaaaagtacTGGCTATTGTTCTTTTTCAAGATAAGGTTTCTATAATGTCTGAATTAACCTGTAGAAGTCTACAAAACAGAGGTCGTCCTCTATTTCCACTTCTCTCAGACCTCTTCTACTGGATTTGAGGGCTGAATGGAACAGGTGATAAAGCTGAGTTTCTGAGGCAAAAAGTCCCAAATGATATGTCTCTTATCTATATCAAGGCTCTCtttgcataagaaaataaaatcaatttaattaaatACGTTTAAATGCTAATTTGTCTCAGTTTAACATGCTATCAACAACACTTTCAGGATTCAGAAAGCATACACTGTACTGATTTAAGTCAGAAAGGATTCAACAAAAGCTATGTCAATACAAGGCACTGTGCCTGAATAACCACATTCGTAGCTTTAGGGCCAAGACAGAGCTTAAGACACATGGCAGATGCTCACCCTGCCTAGCTTGAACCATCTAACTTTCTGTTCTTAGGATGGGTATTGAATCTCACGCTGTGTCAGAGCTGCAGGGTTGGGGAGCAGCCCAGTCCCGCATGCCCCAGGGTGCTGGTGGTGCTGTGGCTTGGGCCAACAGCTCCCTTTGTGCCTGCTTGGTCTCCACCAGGCTGGAGCAGTTGAAGGAGTGATCCATGCTTGAGTCCCACCTTCACTTGGAGCATGCTGGAGATGGAAGTGTATATGACTGTAGGTCACATATAAACTCTGTGGCCAGAAAGAGCACCAGACGAAATAGCTGCTCTGAACTGTCCTTTggatgaattaatttttttctgttgactgCATGGGAAAACTAGACAAATTAGACTCTCTAATTAGTCAGCGGGGTTTGGATACTGAATTAGACAATGTGAAAATTACCCCCAAAGGGCAAAATTTAAGAAGAAGCCTTGGGGAGCGATGCTGCTCAGTGATGCAATCTCACACCAGACATCCAGGGCATGAGTGGAAGTTACACACCTGACATCAGTCTTGGTGCAAGAAAGATTTGAGCCTCTAGATTGACACCCATGACAGCCAGGGCTCAAGCCAGGCACCGCCTCCTAGGCACTGGGCCATCCAGGGACCTGTGCGTCCTACCATCGGCATGGCTCCCTGATGTCTGTTCTGGATACCAACAGGTGGAGTCACCTCCTCACAAAGATAACTCAAGCACCGCAGAGCTAAGGAGGGGCAGGATTGCAGCCATGCCTCTTTCCCATCAGCACTGGGCCACTTCCCGCCACCACGCTGGGTTCAgaccagaaaattaaaattactctAATGATGTAGGGAGCTTGTTTGTCATCAACAGGGTCACTTCACTGGCCAGCAACCCACAAGTTAGGAGGTATCTAAATCTTTCACTGGCTTAAGTtccaaagcaaaaagcagctcAAGACACGGCACTGTGCTGAGTGCCCTTCCATATCAACTCATCACTGCTCTTACATATTCAATATCTTTGTAGTGTCTAAGACTCCAGTTTGTCAGGGCTACTCAAATACAACAAAAGAAGCTTCAGCATACATACTGCCATTTATAAATTATTCCACTTTAATTCCTTAATAATGAACTACTCCTTCAGTAAGAACAAAAGTGAAAAGATTTTTGGTACCTCTTTGATGCCAGTAAATTTTGTTCTttagaaaaatcttcagaaactCTAACTTAAATCGTGATCCCCAACTTGGTCTTTAACATACGTTTGTGAGGAACAAAGAGATAACTACTAGATTAATacttagacattttaaaaaattaactaaaCCTTACGTGAAGGACCACACCTTCATCCTCTTaatctttatggaaaaaaaattcccttcaACAAGATTTTTGTCTCTCCTGCTGGGTGAAATACTTACACAATATAGATGGGGAAAACAACTGACATCTCATACAACAGTGATAGTAAAAATGACAAGCATTACCTTCTGAACAAAGTGCAAGAGAAAAAACTCTTGATTATAGTAGtattaaatgttatttataaCAACAATAAACATGTGAAAAAGAAGGTGAGTTTCTAGTACCAAGTGGTCAGCTTTAAGCAACATCTTTGTCTATGTATCATCTCTGCCTCACCTATATGCTTTTTCCCCACAAAAGAAGATCTGGTATGTATGGGATCTATCTCATATCCCAGTGTGCTGGTTTTAGATacgatagagttaattttttccatagtagctggtatggggctgtgttttggatttgtgctggaaacagtgttgatattAAAGGGATGTTGTAGTTACTCCTaagcagggcttacacagagtcaaggccttttctgctcctcaccctgccagcgaggaggctgggtGTGCACAAGAACAcaggggaggggacacagctgggacagctgaccccaactgaccagagggatatcccaCTCCATATGATATCATTCTCAGCATATAAAgccaggggaagaagaggaaagcgGGGGACATTCacagtgatggcatttgtcttcccaagtcaccattacgcatgatgaagccctgctttcctggagatgcctgaacacctgcctgctgatgggaagtggtgaatgaattccttggtttgctttgcttgtgtgcacagcttttgctttatttattaaactgtcttcatctcaacctacgagttttctcacttttactcttctgattctctcccctatcccactgcgcggagtgagtgagcggctgggtaaggcttagttgccagctggggttaaaccatgacacccaAGCATGGTATCTCATGAGAGCACAGATTTCTGGGTAGCAGGCTATTCTTTCATTTCACGGGAGAGCATGACCACCCTCAGTACTGCAGCAAAAGCTTCAGCTTTGCCCAGGTATGACAAGGATGATAGACAACAGTTACCTGTGTTGTAGACCACTTCATGATAATGGGGTGCACAATGCAGGGgatacatttgtttaaaaacttcACCAGCTTGGATTCATTGCCACTAACAGCAGAGGTTTCATCCAAACAATAGGTCATAGTGTCGTGACTCCCTGtagaatacaaaaataaatgtacagaaaatgtaatttcttaacTACTCAAGACCACAATACATGGTTATATTGGGTGTGCACACCTGACATGTCACCCCATTTTCAAATCACACACCTTTATTGTCTGACAGCCTATGTAGTTATGGCAAAAAGGTGGGCTCTTCCACAGAGGTTGTTCATCTGACATTAATAAGCTTAGCGTGAAATCCTCATGAACAGACACATTGAGACTTCAATAAAGCAGTCCCCACCTAAACTACACAATCGTTGTTTGCCTCAAACCACAATAAAATGGCCTGTTTCAACTAGCatcttccactgaaataattattttgatgTGAAAACCCACTTTTTTCAGGGAATAAATAGCTGAAGGCTGAATTTATCTAGAATTTGTCCTGTTTTCAGAGTTGTCCAAATGCAGGATTTCGTACTCCAATCCCATCATCTCTGCACAGGAAAATATGACTGAAAGCAGAAATTCATCTTCTTACACCTTTAACTGGACCAACTCCTAACTTGGTACTTTAAGCATTTATATCTTAAATATCTGGTAAAAATGCCCTCCTGAACTAAACACCCACATTCCCTACAAAAACAATGTAGAGGTGGGCACTGGAAGGTTTCAGAAGCAAATCCAAGTCTAAGTTTACATGTGATAGATTAACAAGATCCACTTTTATGGACTTCAAAAATTACCTGACTCGCTCCAGCACAGGGAATTACATAGGGGCAGGCTAAGCATAAGAGCCAAGCACAGCCTGCCCAAATATTTAACTTCTTGGAAGTCTTAATAAATCTGACACATCTCTTGCATCATGTTTAGATGAAACTCCTGCAACTCACAATTTCTTCAGGACAGGCAACCAGTGATTTTGCTAGCTTTTTCTGTCcattatttcttctaattttataAAGCACCAATAAGAAAAGCTAACAACTCAGGAAAGTGACTTGCTGGGATCTTTACAGAGTATCTGCAAGGAATTTGCAtatcattttgttttttaagtcttCTGTCAAACAAATTGTTCACTGGTGCTAGGAACTGCCTTCTTGAACAGTCAGCCTTACTGGTACCAACGGCAATATTTCTAGTAGCCAAAGAAAACGGACAAGATTAtgtctgaaataaagaaaattctttgAAACTGTCAGTAATAGTTTAATGTCTCACTCaatttcttcaccttttaaaatcgagtttctgtctgttttcctgttttaaacaCCCAAACCAAGCTCATTGGAGATGGAAAATCGATAATGAGGGCAGGCAATCAAAGAAGTTTGTCTTACAAGATGTAAGAGTCAAACCATTAAATAAATACCCACAGACCAAATCCAAGTGTGAGAGAAGTGGACAGGATTCCATCAATGGGCATCGCACCTACTGATGCCCATCAGCAAATGAATAGTAACTTTTCATTTAGGAGTCTTCTTGTGATGTCAGTGAGTTACAGTAATGAAAGGAAGATGGGTATATCCATGACACAACAAATATGATGAAAAGATAGTGAGCTAGCACCAAACCAGGAAGCTTCAGATCTTGAAGCAACATCTCCCTACCAGCACTGTGCTGAACCTGGTGCAAACACAACACTAATTACTGAAAATTGCCTCTGTCTCCTCATCATGCTTTCAGAATGCACTCTGACATTTCTTGCACACCTTGTTGTCTTCTCTATCTGAGATAAGCTTCCACTTCCAAACTGGGCTTCCCCCAGTCATTGCTCCCTCTGAAAACCTGCCAGAGCTGTCTTGACCTGGTTGATCTGCTTTTGTTCTGTCCTGGGCTAGAACAGTTTTGTAGGTCAGCTGGACAGTCACCAAAATCTTCCAAGTTCATAGCCTGCCATGCTCTGTCAAAGTCCTCCAATATTTGCTGAAATGGGCTTGTCTTCAATTATTCTTTTCTTCGTGCCTGTTCCCCATGCAGGCATATTCATAAGAACAACAAACATTCACAAGAATAACAAGGTGACCATTAGCAGAAGAGCCAGGAAGCCAAAGGCACACACCAATGGGTTCTCAGCTTTCTACAATGTCCAAAAAAGAACACTGTGAAACCTTTTTAGAAACAACATGGTTCCTTTTCCACCAAACAGAAAAGCCACTGAGCATGCTACTGATTTTTTGAAGGATTTTtgcaagaagaacaaaaaagaaaaaaaaagataaaattaccTTCTTTCTTCTATCATAAGATagatacttattttcttctcttgatgGTTAAATAAGAAATCTAGAATTTTTTATAACATCTGTCCTGGGGATCTCTTACACAGGCTTTATCCAAAACAGAGTTGCACTTGTTTTGAAGTTAACATCAATTTAAATTACATATTCAAGAAGTCACCATGAAATAAGTTTCTGGGTTTCAATTTTAATCGAAACTCCATACTCCATTAGTTCAcgaagggcagaaaaaaaaatccaccacagTTCTTGGGTCTTCCCAGGGCTCCACCCACTGAAGACAAGACTTGATTTTTCCCACTATCTCTAAACATACGTCTTTGCTAAAGTTAACCTACGACCCTGTAGCCTACATAAAACATTCATCTACATGCTGTGCTGCTTTCCACTCAAACTACCTGTCGCATCTACAGGTGTGAGAGGAAACGTGGGCTAGACTTTTCTTTAGTACCGTTTTCATTGAGGAGGCAAAGGGAATCACTCAAGAGCTGACAGTCCTCCAGTGCCTCCCCACATGTCAGTGAGTACAGGTTCTCCTGTACTTCTTTGGACAGAATGAGGCGGGCGGAGGCAGGGGGGAATCATCTATTCAAGGCAGCAGAGAGAGCAATAATATGACCAAAGAAAGGGCAATGATACACAGGTCTGAATGTAGTACCAATGAGGACACCAGCTATAGCTTATAGCACAGCTGTATTTACCCATAATAGCATAAATCCAGCAGGGTCATACAGAAAAGTCACATTCTACATTAATAAAAACATATGTTAATTAAAAGTCTCATTCCTCCTTTTTTCATACCTTCACAGCATCTTTTAAATAGTACAAAGAAATAATAAGGTAAAatgttatttctctccttttggaACCATTTTATTATGTAGAAAGTGGAAAGAACGAATTAGGAAAATATCACCATTGCCCAGATAAACAAATGCTCAGATTATTAACATGAATCTGACAAGATGATGCACAGGGACTACAAAGAAGTCCCTCTTTCTTTCATTCCCtcaaaaaacacccaacaaaaaaaaccttttcccccctgccctccaaGAAATCCCAGACATTACAGACTAAAAGTATTCACATGCATGCACATGTCACATGCCCTCCCCCGAGCCCTTCTCCCACACACTGACCCAAATAATAAATGTAGCCATCCTGAAATGGGACAAACAGGATGTTCCAATGCTTAAATGACACACTaacaaaacagcagagagaaaaagttAGTCTTCACCTGGAAGAGCCAAGTTATAGAGGGGAATATCCCAGAGCTTCTCTGGCAGTCGTGACATCCATTGACCATTTTCACGGCACACGTGAATGGAGGTTTGCAAAGGGCCTTCCATTAGTGCCTGCTCTAGAGCTTCATAGGGTATtctgggagggaaaaagaaaagaaaaagaataaaccaTTCTATATAGTGTGGTTAAATTAATGCCATTGCACCTGTGCAGGACGGACTTATACATGCTATAAAATGTCAATCTTTCTCTCAAGGAGCTGCAGCAAAATGTAGTGCTTCTTGTCCACAACACACATTGCTTTTGATAACACTGTCTCCCAGCACAATGCCAAGGGAAGGTTCCAACTTCAGGCTTGTAAACTaaccagctgaaagaaaaaaacagagccaAGACAAATATGTGCAGCTTTGTTGGTATGGTGAAATGACTATCTACATTGGCTATTGCGACACCATGAGGAGTAACGCACCACCAGTGTGAAACGTCTGTTCCCTGACCCTTTGCAGCCCCGGGAGCATGGCAGTGGGATCGATGGCAGAGCCAGGACAGAGGCTGGGTCTGCAGCCCTCAGGTCCCTGGAGAACATGTAACTTGAAGCATCAATTCAGCTGCCAGAACCATACCTCTGTGTAAAGCCTTGACAAAGATGTCAGGATACTGAATTTTCAGGTCATGCTGGCTTCTGGGGTCCGAGAGGAAAACTTCTACCTTCTTATTCCCTGTTTTGAGAAGATCTCTTGATGTCTGTTCTTATCATCCCTGCTGCTGAGCCCATGATCACAAGTACTTCAGCTCGGTCAGACCTTCCTGAAAACTACTCTGGAACTGTTCTTCTTGGATACAAGCCTCTCCAGGATCTTCTGAAAAATTTGCAGTGGTCATACAGGAGTGCCAGTGGATGAAACGCAGCTGAGAAATCATGGTTATCACCAGGGCCTACTagaggggggtttttttgacagtcACATAAGGTCATATGAAAGGCAACTTTAGGAATTTCATTGCTAAGTTTTATGTCCATTCCACACATAACAGATACAATCTGCCCTTATATCTGTCAATGCACCTATGATCCCTCTTCCAGCCTGCCTTGCTGTGCCTTCAGTGTGGCTTTGAATTGGTCTCTCTGAGTACAGCCACACCAGTTAAGGTACAAAAGGGACTATGTCAGCTGAGGGAAATGCCCAGCACCCCTGGCACAGTGACACAGGCTGCACGTGTCCAGTGTGTAACCTGGCACTTTCCTCCTGGTGAAGAGCACCTACCTCTGAGGTTATCCATACACACAAGGCCATTGTGTAAGCAGGAAAGAAGTAGCTTAAACACTCTCTTGCTTCCTTCGTTTCATCTTAAAAAACAGATATTTGATGGGCCTAGTACAAAGTCGAGTAGAAAAACGCCCAtggatttatttagaaaaaaggtGCAGATCTTTTTGTCCTGCATAAGCAAATGGTCTCTATATGCTACATCTGGTATTCTTATTCTTAGAAAGAAGTTCAGATCTCAGGCAGATCAACTCATCCACCCTCTGGCTCTGCAATTTAACATACCGAACTTCTGCTTCCTGCAGACCCCTTGCTCAGACAACAGATGTCTGCAGCTAATCTTGTTTCCTTTTGCTGTGTTTCATGCTTCCTCAGGCTGCACACCACTgctcagccagggctgctctgctctAGGCTATGTACCATGTAGCATCAGCATGGACAGAGGCTGTAGGTGCTTAAAATAACATTGCTGTTTAGTAGCTGCAAAAGACTGGATagtctttctccttccccagctctgaaGCTGACAGGAGCAGTGAGGATGCAACACTCCAGCATATGGCAGCACTTACATGAGTCCTGGACACAGACTAGAAACCTAACTATAAgcactgcttttcctcttttccttgggATCTGCAGCTCCCTTTCCAGGGCCTTTGGGGCTGCCTAATCCCTCTGTACTCCAAAGACACCCATGCCCCCCCAGAGCGGGCACACAGGCCCCCAGTGAGCAGCAGGGACCTGTAAGCCCACCAGCCAGCCGCACCTCGGCCCAGCACAAGCTCCTTTGCACCAGCAGCACTCCCGGGATGCGTCCCAGGGTGCAGGTTTACCTGCTGCCACCCTCTCCTTCCACTACATGCTCTCATTGCCTCACTTGGGCTAACGTGGGCACAGTCCCACAGCTAACAGAAGAAAGTCTGGTTTTCTGCCACGCTCCCTTACACAGGTTCG belongs to Strix uralensis isolate ZFMK-TIS-50842 chromosome 2, bStrUra1, whole genome shotgun sequence and includes:
- the PLCXD1 gene encoding PI-PLC X domain-containing protein 1 isoform X1: MEGPLQTSIHVCRENGQWMSRLPEKLWDIPLYNLALPGSHDTMTYCLDETSAVSGNESKLVKFLNKCIPCIVHPIIMKWSTTQELTVTEQLEAGVRYLDFRIAHKANDPSMNLYFVHMVYTTVTVQDILWEVLRWLETHPQEVVILACRNFDGLTRKLHCLLIAYIKEIFQCKLCPRNVVPTLRTMWQHGHQVIVSYEEDLEVEEHCELWPAIPYWWGNKTATRALIQYLEHMKRMGRPGRHRESLGGDKGHVWQCKTSRKLGDHSIMGYNHFVRAVCTGRTRVAECPAHPWVSATFIFGGANTRISVCTCIDYINCGSPFRLSDPLKKQPSAQACSLALSCPSCE
- the PLCXD1 gene encoding PI-PLC X domain-containing protein 1 isoform X2, which produces MEGPLQTSIHVCRENGQWMSRLPEKLWDIPLYNLALPGSHDTMTYCLDETSAVSGNESKLVKFLNKCIPCIVHPIIMKWSTTQELTVTEQLEAGVRYLDFRIAHKANDPSMNLYFVHMVYTTVTVQDILWEVLRWLETHPQEVVILACRNFDGLTRKLHCLLIAYIKEIFQCKLCPRNVVPTLRTMWQHGHQVIVSYEEDLEVEEHCELWPAIPYWWGNKTATRALIQYLEHMKRMGRPEKFFVAGINLTENLRYILVHPFGSLKKMTLQSLPCLKIWIKQQYPGPKKECINIIAGDFIGSDDFVNDVIELNTKINPPLHCQSKGAGTKSIYFSAA